The window AAGATCGACAGAGAGCCTCGCGCCCTGAAGCGATTCAGGGAATCTCCCCGGCCCTTCCGGGTCGAGCCCCGTATCCAAGCCTACGCCTGGGGCAGCCCCTCGGCGGAATCCCGGATCCTGCGTTTTCTGAGCCGCGATCCGTCCGAACCCGGACTGCCGGAAAGAATCGCCGAGCTGTGGTTCGGCGCGCATCCGAAAAACCCCGGCCGCGTTTGTCTGGGCCGGGCTTCCATAGATCTCCGCGCTTTTGCCGAGGTCGCGGGAGAATGCCTGCTCGGTCCGGGCCGGGCCGGTCTGGGCCAGCTTTTTAAGATCCTTGATGCCCGAGAGCCCCTTTCTCTTCAACTTCATGCGCGCGCCAAACCGGATTCCAAGAACGAATGCTGGATCGTTCCAATCGACATCCCCCGGCTTGAAGCCGGGATGGGAGATGCCACGATCGCAGACATCACCCTGGGCTTCCGGCTCATCGAGGAGATCGATGAAGAATCCCTTCCCATGTTCAAGGCCGCCTATAAGGCGCAGCCCACCGCTGCGGCCGCAGAGGCCTTCCATGTTCAGAGATACCGCCAAGCCCTGAATCGCGGACAAACGGATCCCGCCGGCACAGAGATTATGGCCTTTCATAACAGGATCGAGGTCCGCCGGCAAAACGGGGAGGCGGAGATCCTCATCAACGGAAAAAAAATGTCTTCTGAAGAGAAAGGCCGGCTCGGTCTTCCCCAAAACCCGCTGGTCGTCAATATTCCCGGCGGCACTCCGCATGCCCTTTCCGGCGGCGTGATTTTCGAGCTCCAGGAGACGGGGGACAGGACTCTGCGTCTCTATGACCGGGGCCGGAACGATCCCGCCCGGCCGCTTCATGTCGAAGAGGCCGTGTCCGTACTGGATTTCACGCCGAGGGCGGCTGCGGATTATCTGGTTGCGCCCATCGCCGTCGGCCCGTGGACGACGAACCTGATTCGAACGCCGCACTTCGCCATGGATTTGGTGAATATGCCCCGCTGTGCGGATGTGGAAGGAAGGCGGGAGGAAGTCGGGATGTCCGGAAGCTGCCAAATGCTGATTGTGGCCGAAGGCGCGGGCCGGTTGATTTTCCGGCCGCGCGGCGCAAAAAGGAACCGCGCCCTCGAGATTCGAAAAGCCGAGACACTTATCGTTCCCGCCGCCCTTGGAGGCTATCGGATTGAGGGCGGCTCATCCGGCCTGGCTGTTTTCAAAGCCTATGAACCCTCCCCGGAAGAAATCACGGCGGCCCGCGAGTGCCGCGGCCTACGGCATTTCTGGGATGAGGAAGGATTTTTCTGATATCCATTTGAGGAGACGCGTATGACCCAACCCTGTCCGCCCGTCCAAACACCCGAATCCGGCCTGCCCCGGGTTCTCGGCATGTGGGACATCGTCAGCATCGTCGTCGGAGGCGTCATCGGCTCGGGGATCTTCCTCGTCCCGGCCTCGATCGCCGCCGGCGTCAAATCGCCTCTCCTCATCTTCGCCGTCTGGGCCGCCGGGGGCATTCTCAGCTTTTTCGGCGCTCTGGCCTTCGCCGAACTGGGGGCCTCCATGCCGGAGGCGGGCGGGACCTACGTCTTTCTCCGCG of the Acidobacteriota bacterium genome contains:
- a CDS encoding type I phosphomannose isomerase catalytic subunit; translated protein: MAKIDREPRALKRFRESPRPFRVEPRIQAYAWGSPSAESRILRFLSRDPSEPGLPERIAELWFGAHPKNPGRVCLGRASIDLRAFAEVAGECLLGPGRAGLGQLFKILDAREPLSLQLHARAKPDSKNECWIVPIDIPRLEAGMGDATIADITLGFRLIEEIDEESLPMFKAAYKAQPTAAAAEAFHVQRYRQALNRGQTDPAGTEIMAFHNRIEVRRQNGEAEILINGKKMSSEEKGRLGLPQNPLVVNIPGGTPHALSGGVIFELQETGDRTLRLYDRGRNDPARPLHVEEAVSVLDFTPRAAADYLVAPIAVGPWTTNLIRTPHFAMDLVNMPRCADVEGRREEVGMSGSCQMLIVAEGAGRLIFRPRGAKRNRALEIRKAETLIVPAALGGYRIEGGSSGLAVFKAYEPSPEEITAARECRGLRHFWDEEGFF